The Cervus canadensis isolate Bull #8, Minnesota chromosome X, ASM1932006v1, whole genome shotgun sequence genome contains a region encoding:
- the AWAT2 gene encoding acyl-CoA wax alcohol acyltransferase 2 isoform X1, whose translation MVLPSKKDLKISLEVFAIFQWALSAFVIVITVIAVNLYLVVFTPYWPITVLILTWLAFDWKTPERGGRRFTCVRQWCLWKQYCDYFSLKLLKTHDLSPSLNYIVACHPHGIMSHSWFGHFATEMSGFSKTFPGMTPYILTLGAFFWVPFLREYVMAIAGACSVSQSSIDFLLTRRGTGNMLMVVVGGLAECKYGLPGSTTLFLKSRTGFVRTALQHGVALIPAYSFGETELYNQYIFTPGGFINRFQKWFQSMVHIYPCAFYGRGFTENSLGFLPYSRPITTIVGKPLPLPKIENPSKKTVAKYHAIYVDALRQLFDQYKTKFGFSEAQELVVT comes from the exons TAATCACCGTGATCGCTGTCAACCTCTACCTGGTGGTATTCACGCCGTACTGGCCCATTACTGTGCTCATCCTCACCTGGCTGGCTTTTGACTGGAAGACCCCTGAGAGAG GTGGCCGCCGGTTTACCTGCGTGAGGCAATGGTGCCTGTGGAAACAGTACTGTGATTACTTCTCACTCAAG CTTCTGAAGACTCATGATCTCTCCCCCAGCCTCAACTACATCGTCGCCTGCCACCCTCATGGGATCATGTCCCATTCATGGTTTGGCCACTTTGCCACAGAGATGTCAGGCTTCTCCAAGACATTTCCTGGCATGACTCCTTATATCCTCACACTGGGGGCCTTTTTCTGGGTGCCTTTCCTCAGAGAATATGTCATGGCTATAG CAGGGGCCTGCTCTGTGAGCCAATCCTCCATAGACTTCTTGCTTACCCGTAGAGGCACAGGCAACATGCtgatggtggtggttggtggtctGGCTGAGTGCAAATATGGCTTGCCTGGATCTACCACTCTGTTCCTGAAGAGCCGCACTGGCTTCGTACGCACAGCCCTTCAGCATGG GGTGGCTCTAATCCCGGCCTACTCCTTTGGGGAGACAGAACTCTACAATCAGTACATTTTCACCCCGGGGGGCTTCATCAATCGCTTCCAAAAGTGGTTCCAGAGTATGGTGCACATCTACCCTTGTGCTTTCTATGGGCGTGGCTTCACTGAGAACTCCCTGGGCTTTCTGCCCTATTCTCGGCCTATTACCACCATTG TTGGGAAGCCTCTACCACTGCCCAAGATTGAGAACCCAAGCAAGAAGACCGTGGCTAAATACCACGCAATCTATGTGGATGCCCTGCGCCAACTGTTTGACCAGTACAAGACCAAGTTTGGCTTCTCAGAGGCCCAAGAGCTGGTGGTAACTTGA
- the AWAT2 gene encoding acyl-CoA wax alcohol acyltransferase 2 isoform X2 encodes MVLPSKKDLKISLEVFAIFQWALSAFVIVITVIAVNLYLVVFTPYWPITVLILTWLAFDWKTPERGGRRFTCVRQWCLWKQYCDYFSLKLLKTHDLSPSLNYIVACHPHGIMSHSWFGHFATEMSGFSKTFPGMTPYILTLGAFFWVPFLREYVMAIGACSVSQSSIDFLLTRRGTGNMLMVVVGGLAECKYGLPGSTTLFLKSRTGFVRTALQHGVALIPAYSFGETELYNQYIFTPGGFINRFQKWFQSMVHIYPCAFYGRGFTENSLGFLPYSRPITTIVGKPLPLPKIENPSKKTVAKYHAIYVDALRQLFDQYKTKFGFSEAQELVVT; translated from the exons TAATCACCGTGATCGCTGTCAACCTCTACCTGGTGGTATTCACGCCGTACTGGCCCATTACTGTGCTCATCCTCACCTGGCTGGCTTTTGACTGGAAGACCCCTGAGAGAG GTGGCCGCCGGTTTACCTGCGTGAGGCAATGGTGCCTGTGGAAACAGTACTGTGATTACTTCTCACTCAAG CTTCTGAAGACTCATGATCTCTCCCCCAGCCTCAACTACATCGTCGCCTGCCACCCTCATGGGATCATGTCCCATTCATGGTTTGGCCACTTTGCCACAGAGATGTCAGGCTTCTCCAAGACATTTCCTGGCATGACTCCTTATATCCTCACACTGGGGGCCTTTTTCTGGGTGCCTTTCCTCAGAGAATATGTCATGGCTATAG GGGCCTGCTCTGTGAGCCAATCCTCCATAGACTTCTTGCTTACCCGTAGAGGCACAGGCAACATGCtgatggtggtggttggtggtctGGCTGAGTGCAAATATGGCTTGCCTGGATCTACCACTCTGTTCCTGAAGAGCCGCACTGGCTTCGTACGCACAGCCCTTCAGCATGG GGTGGCTCTAATCCCGGCCTACTCCTTTGGGGAGACAGAACTCTACAATCAGTACATTTTCACCCCGGGGGGCTTCATCAATCGCTTCCAAAAGTGGTTCCAGAGTATGGTGCACATCTACCCTTGTGCTTTCTATGGGCGTGGCTTCACTGAGAACTCCCTGGGCTTTCTGCCCTATTCTCGGCCTATTACCACCATTG TTGGGAAGCCTCTACCACTGCCCAAGATTGAGAACCCAAGCAAGAAGACCGTGGCTAAATACCACGCAATCTATGTGGATGCCCTGCGCCAACTGTTTGACCAGTACAAGACCAAGTTTGGCTTCTCAGAGGCCCAAGAGCTGGTGGTAACTTGA